A single window of Synechococcus sp. C9 DNA harbors:
- a CDS encoding DM13 domain-containing protein — protein MVMNFGNLGRWWVGGAMFVSLAGAPVWVAPGFAQALRQGMFVKAEHPTQGTAKIVTAGGKTFVEFDQKFKTDAGPDLQVILYRQATVPIGGLKAEDYVTLGKLQKTQGQQRYAIPANVDVSRYQSVAVWCRQFNATFGFAKL, from the coding sequence ATGGTCATGAATTTTGGCAATTTAGGACGTTGGTGGGTGGGTGGGGCGATGTTTGTCTCCCTGGCGGGTGCGCCGGTGTGGGTTGCCCCGGGGTTTGCCCAAGCCCTGCGCCAAGGTATGTTTGTGAAAGCGGAACATCCCACCCAGGGCACGGCGAAAATTGTCACCGCAGGCGGCAAAACCTTTGTCGAATTTGACCAAAAATTCAAAACCGATGCGGGTCCCGATTTGCAGGTGATTTTGTACCGCCAAGCAACGGTGCCGATTGGTGGGTTGAAAGCCGAGGATTATGTGACTTTGGGGAAATTGCAAAAGACCCAAGGACAACAACGCTATGCCATTCCCGCTAATGTGGATGTGAGTCGGTATCAATCCGTAGCGGTTTGGTGTCGGCAATTTAACGCCACTTTTGGGTTCGCCAAACTGTAG
- a CDS encoding ArsA family ATPase, with protein MARIITWLGQAGQRAGIVAGVARWFAQRQRRVLVVTHCPNPHLDRELETPLTPQPQEVSPGIKAVQLQAIVLLEQLWEELKALEARYVKSPFFRDVYGQELSVFPGLDSLLTLNALRSYRQDEQYDVILYDGASDRETLRMMGVPTLADWYYRRFTQVLVASEFSRNVSPFVTPLVGAMFTSGWENQSLEQPKEFLENLFRQGQDLVNDPQALCAYLVTNGHKFDVQMARWWWGSAQQVDVRVQGVLLTEGEPATLGDRFAPLPVGTGEHLLDFDHLAPVPAPMTLDLEAKQIQLFLPGFQKSQVKLTQYGPGLTVEAGDQRRNITLPSQWQGQKITSARFHEPYLTITF; from the coding sequence ATGGCGCGCATCATCACCTGGCTGGGGCAAGCGGGGCAGCGGGCAGGCATCGTCGCCGGGGTGGCTCGCTGGTTCGCCCAACGGCAAAGACGGGTGCTGGTCGTCACCCATTGCCCCAACCCCCACCTGGATCGGGAACTGGAAACCCCCTTAACCCCGCAACCCCAGGAAGTGAGTCCAGGGATCAAAGCGGTACAACTCCAAGCCATCGTCCTACTTGAGCAACTCTGGGAAGAACTCAAGGCTCTGGAAGCCCGCTATGTGAAATCCCCCTTTTTCCGGGACGTGTATGGGCAGGAATTGAGCGTCTTTCCGGGTTTGGATAGTTTATTGACCCTGAATGCCCTGCGGAGTTATCGCCAGGATGAGCAGTACGATGTGATTTTATACGACGGTGCCAGCGACCGGGAAACCCTGCGGATGATGGGGGTGCCCACCCTGGCGGACTGGTATTACCGGCGGTTTACCCAGGTGTTGGTCGCTTCGGAATTTAGCCGCAATGTTTCCCCCTTTGTCACGCCTTTGGTGGGGGCGATGTTCACCAGTGGTTGGGAAAACCAAAGCCTGGAGCAACCCAAGGAATTCCTAGAAAATTTGTTCCGCCAGGGGCAAGATTTGGTCAATGACCCCCAAGCCCTGTGCGCCTATTTGGTCACCAATGGTCACAAGTTTGACGTGCAGATGGCTCGCTGGTGGTGGGGGAGTGCCCAGCAGGTGGATGTACGGGTGCAGGGGGTGTTGTTGACCGAGGGGGAACCGGCGACCTTGGGGGATCGCTTTGCGCCCTTGCCGGTGGGGACGGGGGAGCATTTGTTGGATTTTGACCATTTGGCTCCGGTGCCCGCCCCGATGACCTTGGACTTGGAAGCCAAACAAATTCAGTTGTTTTTACCCGGATTTCAGAAATCCCAGGTTAAACTCACCCAGTATGGCCCCGGCTTAACGGTTGAGGCGGGGGACCAGCGGCGGAATATTACCCTACCAAGCCAATGGCAAGGGCAGAAGATTACCAGTGCCCGTTTCCACGAACCCTACTTGACCATCACCTTTTAA
- a CDS encoding DUF2862 domain-containing protein, with protein sequence MAAEMYVGQQVRVCCLKDRVGSEISKKLGQVGVVSDMRVVDGKGIGLIVRFNDQSQTWFFPEELEPAFKLN encoded by the coding sequence ATGGCGGCAGAAATGTATGTCGGTCAGCAAGTGCGGGTGTGCTGTTTGAAAGACCGGGTCGGCTCTGAAATCAGCAAAAAACTGGGTCAAGTCGGCGTGGTGAGTGATATGCGGGTGGTGGATGGCAAGGGAATTGGGCTGATCGTGCGTTTCAATGACCAAAGCCAAACCTGGTTTTTCCCCGAAGAATTGGAACCCGCCTTTAAGCTGAACTGA
- a CDS encoding low molecular weight protein-tyrosine-phosphatase: MSNPPTRLLFVCMGNICRSPAAEGIMNHLLRQENLQEQYVCDSAGTIGYHRGSPPDERMQLAAKKRGIRLTGRARQFERADFANFDLILTMDRQNYWDVLALDGQNQYGHKVKMMCEFCRTYPYKEVPDPYYGGAEGFELVLDLLTDACSGLLADLRQGKVP; encoded by the coding sequence ATGAGCAACCCACCGACTCGCCTGCTGTTTGTCTGCATGGGCAATATCTGCCGTTCCCCGGCGGCGGAGGGGATCATGAACCATTTACTCCGGCAAGAGAATCTGCAGGAACAATACGTTTGCGATTCGGCGGGGACGATTGGCTATCACCGGGGCAGTCCCCCGGACGAGCGGATGCAGTTGGCGGCGAAAAAACGGGGCATTCGCCTCACCGGGCGGGCACGGCAATTTGAGCGGGCGGACTTTGCCAATTTTGACCTGATTTTAACGATGGACCGGCAAAACTATTGGGATGTCCTGGCGCTGGACGGGCAGAACCAATACGGGCATAAGGTGAAAATGATGTGCGAATTTTGCCGCACCTATCCCTACAAAGAAGTCCCTGACCCCTACTACGGCGGGGCGGAGGGGTTTGAATTGGTCTTGGATTTGCTCACGGATGCCTGCAGCGGGCTGTTGGCTGATTTGCGCCAGGGTAAAGTTCCCTAG
- the argJ gene encoding bifunctional ornithine acetyltransferase/N-acetylglutamate synthase, translating into MWREIPGGVTAPQGYRAGAVRAGLKPSGALDLTLIYSEQPAVAAGALTTSQLRAACVTYCQQQLQTGQPVHAIVCNAGQANAATGHQGWQDACTTATAFAEALGIAPNQVLVASTGVIGRLIPMDKLVGAIPDLLAVTTREGGDLAAQGILTTDLVTKTIALESTDLQPPIRVGGIAKGSGMIHPNMATLLAFVTCDAPVEAGLWRKLLQEAVAVSFNQITVDGDTSTNDMLLALANGAAGGTVIRADDPRVPTLRAMVTEACIQLAKKVARDGEGATCLIEVQVRGTDTDQAARTLARTISGSLLVKSAVFGRDPNWGRIAAAAGRAGVPFNPDDLAIDLGPIPLMRAGQPLPFDREAGKNYLHSDPVVIQVQVGDGPGVGYAWGCDLSYDYVRINAEYTT; encoded by the coding sequence ATGTGGCGAGAAATTCCCGGTGGGGTCACGGCTCCCCAGGGCTATCGGGCGGGGGCAGTGCGGGCGGGGTTAAAACCTTCCGGGGCCTTGGATTTGACCTTGATTTACTCGGAACAGCCTGCGGTCGCCGCCGGGGCCTTGACCACTTCCCAACTGCGGGCGGCCTGTGTCACCTACTGCCAGCAACAACTCCAGACCGGCCAACCGGTTCACGCCATTGTCTGTAACGCCGGGCAGGCCAATGCCGCTACCGGTCATCAGGGGTGGCAGGACGCTTGTACCACCGCAACCGCCTTTGCGGAGGCCCTGGGGATTGCGCCCAATCAAGTCTTGGTGGCTTCGACCGGGGTGATTGGCCGGTTGATCCCGATGGATAAACTGGTGGGGGCAATTCCTGACCTGCTGGCCGTGACCACCCGGGAGGGGGGGGATTTAGCCGCCCAAGGGATTCTCACCACGGATTTGGTGACCAAAACCATTGCCCTGGAAAGTACCGACCTCCAGCCACCCATCCGGGTTGGGGGCATCGCCAAGGGTTCCGGGATGATCCACCCCAATATGGCGACCCTGTTGGCTTTTGTCACCTGTGATGCCCCGGTGGAGGCGGGTCTGTGGCGAAAGCTGCTCCAAGAGGCGGTGGCGGTCAGTTTTAACCAAATCACCGTGGACGGGGACACCAGCACCAATGATATGCTGTTGGCTTTGGCGAATGGGGCGGCGGGGGGAACGGTCATCCGGGCAGATGACCCCAGGGTGCCCACTCTGAGGGCGATGGTGACGGAAGCCTGTATCCAACTCGCCAAAAAAGTCGCCCGGGACGGGGAGGGAGCCACCTGTTTGATTGAAGTGCAGGTGCGGGGTACGGATACGGATCAAGCCGCCCGAACCCTTGCCCGCACCATCAGCGGCTCCCTGTTGGTCAAATCGGCGGTCTTTGGGCGGGACCCCAACTGGGGGCGGATTGCGGCGGCGGCAGGACGGGCGGGAGTGCCCTTTAACCCGGATGACCTGGCGATTGACCTGGGACCGATTCCCCTGATGCGGGCGGGACAACCCCTGCCCTTTGACCGGGAGGCGGGGAAAAACTATCTGCATTCCGACCCGGTGGTGATCCAGGTGCAGGTGGGGGACGGACCAGGGGTGGGCTACGCCTGGGGCTGTGACCTGAGCTATGACTATGTCCGCATTAACGCCGAATACACCACCTAG
- a CDS encoding HupE/UreJ family protein, translating into MRNRYSFGWLFCLTWLFLVAPPSLAHVQAGVTHGFWHGVEHPLGGLDHLLAMVAVGLWATQLGGRALWVVPLAFVGVMTLGAIGGMVGVPLPGVEPAIIASDVIFGVLVLLGTRLPLYASAPLVGFLALFHGYAHGTEMPGDVSGWSYGLGFALATLGLNGLGLLAGQLIRRYCPPATMRWAGGAILVGAIYVLTQALGGG; encoded by the coding sequence ATGCGGAATCGGTACTCTTTTGGCTGGTTATTTTGCCTCACTTGGCTGTTCCTGGTGGCTCCCCCTAGTCTGGCCCACGTGCAGGCCGGGGTCACCCACGGCTTTTGGCATGGGGTGGAACATCCCCTGGGGGGCTTGGACCATCTGCTGGCGATGGTGGCGGTGGGGCTATGGGCGACGCAACTGGGGGGCAGGGCCCTGTGGGTGGTGCCCCTGGCATTTGTGGGCGTGATGACCCTGGGAGCCATCGGGGGGATGGTGGGGGTGCCCTTACCCGGTGTGGAACCGGCGATTATCGCTTCGGATGTGATTTTTGGGGTGTTGGTCCTGCTGGGTACCCGTTTGCCCCTGTATGCCAGTGCCCCGTTGGTGGGATTTTTGGCACTCTTTCACGGTTATGCCCACGGCACCGAAATGCCTGGGGATGTCTCCGGGTGGAGTTATGGACTGGGGTTTGCCCTCGCCACCTTGGGGTTGAATGGTTTGGGGCTATTGGCGGGGCAACTGATCCGGCGCTACTGTCCACCAGCGACCATGCGGTGGGCGGGCGGGGCGATTTTAGTGGGAGCCATCTATGTCCTCACCCAAGCCCTCGGGGGAGGTTAG
- a CDS encoding Crp/Fnr family transcriptional regulator — MPPPTLTEFLNSTLLFHGLPTPIQNRASQRLVLRHHPAGSTLLLEQDWGDCVYLLMQGWVKIVTHNREGRDITLNILGPGNLFGEMASLESSPRSSDVVTLTSVTVGGIPAQDFRDLISTEPQVGFRLAQLLVKRIQQLNRRLQVRESESSARLADVLLFLAEGQGQVQQGGVLIPNLPHRELGSLCGLTRETVTRVLKKLEQEGLLTRPDAEHFYLPDRRKLEALVDS, encoded by the coding sequence ATGCCCCCGCCGACCCTGACGGAATTTCTCAACTCCACCCTCCTGTTTCATGGGCTACCGACCCCGATCCAAAACCGGGCGAGCCAACGGCTAGTACTGCGGCACCACCCGGCGGGGTCCACCCTGCTTCTGGAACAGGACTGGGGGGACTGTGTGTATTTACTCATGCAGGGCTGGGTGAAAATCGTCACCCACAACCGGGAAGGCCGGGACATTACCCTGAATATCCTGGGGCCGGGGAATCTCTTTGGGGAAATGGCCAGCCTGGAATCCTCGCCCCGTTCCAGCGATGTGGTGACCCTCACCTCCGTGACCGTCGGGGGCATACCGGCGCAGGACTTTCGGGATTTGATCAGCACCGAACCCCAGGTGGGCTTTCGGCTGGCCCAGTTGCTGGTCAAACGGATTCAGCAGTTAAACCGCCGCTTGCAGGTGCGGGAGTCGGAAAGCAGTGCCCGGTTAGCCGATGTATTGCTGTTTTTGGCCGAGGGGCAAGGGCAGGTGCAACAAGGCGGCGTCCTGATCCCCAATTTGCCCCACCGGGAACTCGGCAGTCTCTGCGGCCTCACCCGGGAAACCGTCACCCGGGTACTGAAAAAACTGGAACAGGAAGGACTGCTCACCCGCCCGGATGCGGAGCATTTTTACCTGCCGGACCGCCGGAAACTGGAAGCATTGGTGGACAGTTAG
- a CDS encoding rod shape-determining protein — protein MGLFSRFSRDMGIDLGTANTLVYVSGRGVVLQEPSVVAIDQDLKVPLAVGEDAKRMLGRTPGNVVAVRPLRDGVIADFDTAELMLKHFIRQVHGGRSLAQPRIVIGIPSGVTGVERRAVIDAAMRAGARKVDLIDEPVAAAIGAGLPVDQPIGNMIVDIGGGTTEVAVLSLQGVVLSESVRVAGDELSEAIMTYMKKVHNLVIGERTAEDIKIDAGSAYPVGNDDQLVEVRGLHLLSGLPRTVTIKAPEVRESMAEPLAVIVDAVKRTLERTPPELAADIVDRGIMLAGGGALLRGLDTLISHETGIVVHIAPEPLNCVVLGTGKALETARGLDRVFSSRSG, from the coding sequence GTGGGTTTATTCAGTCGCTTTTCACGGGATATGGGGATTGACCTGGGCACGGCCAATACGCTGGTCTATGTGTCCGGTCGGGGGGTGGTCCTCCAGGAACCCTCGGTGGTGGCCATTGACCAGGATTTGAAGGTGCCCCTGGCGGTGGGGGAGGATGCCAAACGGATGTTGGGGCGGACCCCGGGGAATGTGGTGGCGGTGCGTCCCCTGCGGGATGGGGTGATTGCGGATTTTGACACGGCGGAATTGATGTTGAAGCATTTTATCCGGCAGGTGCATGGGGGGCGTTCCCTGGCCCAACCCCGGATTGTGATCGGCATTCCCAGTGGGGTGACGGGGGTGGAACGGCGGGCGGTGATTGATGCGGCCATGCGGGCCGGTGCCCGGAAGGTGGATTTGATTGATGAACCGGTGGCGGCGGCGATTGGGGCGGGTCTGCCGGTGGATCAGCCGATTGGGAACATGATTGTGGATATTGGCGGGGGCACTACGGAGGTGGCGGTCTTGAGTTTGCAGGGGGTGGTGCTGAGCGAGTCGGTGCGGGTAGCGGGGGATGAACTCAGCGAGGCGATCATGACCTACATGAAAAAGGTGCACAACCTGGTAATCGGGGAACGGACGGCGGAGGATATTAAAATTGATGCCGGTTCAGCCTACCCGGTGGGGAACGATGACCAGTTGGTGGAGGTGCGGGGGTTGCATTTGCTCTCTGGGTTGCCCCGCACGGTGACGATCAAAGCCCCGGAGGTGCGGGAAAGTATGGCGGAACCCCTGGCGGTGATTGTGGATGCGGTGAAGCGGACCTTGGAGCGCACGCCCCCGGAATTGGCCGCTGATATTGTGGACCGGGGGATTATGCTGGCGGGGGGAGGTGCCCTACTGCGGGGGCTGGACACCCTGATTAGCCATGAAACCGGGATTGTGGTGCATATTGCCCCGGAACCCCTGAATTGTGTGGTGTTGGGAACCGGTAAGGCCTTGGAAACCGCCCGGGGGTTAGACCGGGTGTTCAGCAGTCGTTCCGGTTAG
- the mreC gene encoding rod shape-determining protein MreC, whose protein sequence is MTRFELLRRWWQRYTSQILGGVGVVSLAVYLQTTQAWVLRELYRGLQGGRVPDTRLADSRLQELETQVQELQIQNRQLQQLLNYQQKMPLATVATTVLGRSAGHWWHQIWVGEGSAKGITPGSVVLAPGGLVGRVLDVTPHTSRVLLVTDPSSKVGVMVNRSRAMGILVGQGTGQTVLEFFDKNPDVKPGDRIVTSPFSTIFPAGIAVGQIESIDWRAMPAPQATVQLYAPVERLEWVLLHSYGAKPALLAP, encoded by the coding sequence ATGACCCGGTTTGAACTCCTCCGGCGGTGGTGGCAACGTTATACCTCGCAAATTCTCGGTGGGGTGGGGGTCGTGTCATTGGCGGTGTATTTACAAACCACCCAAGCCTGGGTACTGCGGGAACTGTATCGGGGGTTACAGGGGGGGCGGGTGCCGGATACCCGTTTGGCGGACAGCCGTCTGCAGGAGTTGGAAACCCAGGTGCAGGAATTGCAAATCCAAAACCGCCAGCTTCAGCAGTTATTGAATTATCAGCAAAAAATGCCCTTGGCAACGGTGGCGACGACGGTGCTGGGGCGCAGTGCCGGGCATTGGTGGCATCAGATTTGGGTGGGGGAAGGCAGTGCCAAGGGGATTACGCCGGGGTCGGTGGTGTTGGCGCCGGGGGGCTTGGTGGGACGGGTGTTGGATGTCACGCCCCATACCAGTCGCGTGTTGTTGGTCACGGACCCCAGCAGCAAGGTGGGGGTGATGGTCAACCGTTCCCGGGCGATGGGGATTTTGGTGGGGCAGGGGACGGGGCAGACGGTGTTGGAATTCTTTGATAAAAATCCCGATGTGAAACCGGGGGATAGGATTGTCACTTCCCCGTTTAGCACGATTTTCCCGGCGGGGATTGCGGTGGGACAGATTGAGAGTATTGATTGGCGTGCCATGCCTGCGCCCCAGGCGACGGTGCAACTCTATGCCCCGGTGGAGCGGTTGGAATGGGTGTTATTGCATAGTTATGGTGCGAAACCGGCTCTCCTCGCTCCCTAG
- the mreD gene encoding rod shape-determining protein MreD has protein sequence MVRNRLSSLPSLGGVLATVLSALASLALLPLRLPGMELAGIAPDWPLIWVVAWSVKRTAWQGLIAGVSLGILQDALVSPGVGWWPSHALGLGVAGALTALLQKDRLIQEDFISVALIVFAMAAISETLMALQWSVLGHRALGQIWLDHQRLTLASAILSSLWAPLVYVPLSRLWPED, from the coding sequence ATGGTGCGAAACCGGCTCTCCTCGCTCCCTAGTCTGGGGGGGGTACTGGCTACCGTCCTGTCGGCATTGGCATCCCTGGCGCTTTTGCCCCTGCGGTTACCGGGGATGGAATTGGCGGGGATTGCCCCGGACTGGCCGCTCATCTGGGTGGTGGCCTGGAGTGTGAAACGTACGGCCTGGCAGGGCTTAATCGCCGGGGTGTCCCTGGGCATTTTGCAGGATGCGCTGGTGAGTCCGGGGGTGGGTTGGTGGCCGTCCCATGCCTTGGGGTTGGGGGTGGCGGGGGCGTTGACGGCACTGTTGCAAAAAGACCGGCTGATTCAAGAGGATTTTATCTCAGTCGCTCTCATTGTCTTTGCGATGGCGGCCATTAGTGAAACCTTGATGGCTCTGCAATGGAGTGTGCTGGGGCACCGTGCCCTGGGGCAAATTTGGTTGGATCACCAGCGGTTAACCCTGGCATCGGCGATTTTGAGCAGTCTGTGGGCGCCTTTGGTGTATGTGCCCTTGAGTCGGTTGTGGCCGGAGGATTAA